The following are from one region of the Cyanobium gracile PCC 6307 genome:
- a CDS encoding TspO/MBR family protein yields the protein MPAWLTILLVMGLVIAVLTPSRQQFAWFLRLRRPRWLTFERWIPLIWSLIYLCFYASALLRWRAGGAAAPLAMVGYLVLLVLVQSFTLLICRTRRLAWGTAAGLAGWIWGLGLTLALRPVSPEAALLLVPFLLWSPIGTFVTWRMQRLNR from the coding sequence ATGCCCGCCTGGTTGACGATCCTGCTGGTGATGGGCCTGGTGATCGCCGTCCTCACTCCGAGCCGCCAGCAGTTCGCCTGGTTCCTGCGGCTGCGGCGCCCCCGCTGGCTCACCTTCGAGCGCTGGATCCCGTTGATCTGGTCGCTGATCTACCTCTGCTTCTACGCCTCGGCCCTGCTCCGCTGGCGGGCCGGGGGGGCGGCGGCCCCGCTGGCCATGGTGGGCTATCTGGTGCTGCTGGTTCTGGTGCAGAGCTTCACGCTGCTGATCTGCCGCACCCGCCGGCTGGCCTGGGGAACGGCGGCGGGCCTGGCCGGCTGGATCTGGGGCCTGGGACTGACTCTGGCGCTGCGGCCCGTCTCGCCAGAGGCCGCTCTGCTGCTGGTGCCGTTCCTGCTCTGGAGCCCGATCGGCACCTTCGTCACCTGGCGGATGCAGCGGCTGAACCGCTGA
- the acs gene encoding acetate--CoA ligase, producing MTQDSSPTIESVLQEERQFAPPPQLAAEARIGSMAAYQALAAHAEADPDGFWGEAARSELHWFKPFDTVLDWSNPPFARWFEGGTTNLSYNCLDRHLDGPRADKTALIWEGEPGDVRRFTYRELHTEVCRAANALKALGVGKGDLVALYMPMVPEAAIAMLACARIGAPHSVVFGGFSAEALRDRLIDGQVKLVITADGGFRKDKAVSLKPAVDQALAEGCPSVEHVLVVRRTGEATAFEAGRDVWWHELVDGQSADCPAEPMASEDRLFVLYTSGSTGKPKGVVHTTAGYNLWAHLTFQWIFDIREDDIHWCTADVGWITGHSYIVYGPLSNGATTLMYEGAPRPSKPGAFWEVIQKHGVTIFYTAPTAIRAFMKSGRAVPDQYDMGSLRILGTVGEPINPEAWMWYRDVIGGDRCPVVDTWWQTETGGVMISPLPGATPTKPGSATLPLPGIAADVVDLEGNSVPTGQGGYLAVRRPWPGMMRTVHGDPERFRRSYWEHIRPADGSWLYFAGDGARRDADGYFWVMGRVDDVINVSGHRLGTMEIESALVSHPSVAEAAVVGRPDELKGEGIVAFVTLDVGLEGDAALEAELRRHVGLEIGPIARPDVIRFTDALPKTRSGKIMRRILRSLAAGEDVSGDTSTLEDRSVLDALRV from the coding sequence ATGACCCAGGACTCCTCCCCCACCATCGAGTCGGTGCTCCAGGAAGAGCGGCAGTTCGCCCCGCCGCCCCAGCTGGCCGCCGAGGCCCGCATCGGTTCGATGGCGGCCTACCAGGCTCTGGCGGCACACGCCGAAGCCGATCCGGACGGCTTCTGGGGCGAGGCGGCCCGGTCGGAGCTGCACTGGTTCAAGCCCTTCGACACGGTGCTCGACTGGAGCAACCCGCCCTTCGCCCGCTGGTTTGAGGGTGGCACCACCAACCTTTCGTACAACTGCCTCGATCGCCATCTGGACGGCCCCCGCGCCGACAAGACGGCCCTGATCTGGGAGGGGGAACCGGGCGACGTGCGCCGCTTCACCTACCGCGAACTGCATACCGAGGTCTGCCGTGCCGCCAACGCCCTCAAGGCCCTCGGTGTGGGCAAGGGGGATCTGGTGGCCCTGTACATGCCGATGGTGCCGGAGGCGGCCATCGCCATGCTGGCCTGCGCCCGCATCGGGGCTCCCCACTCGGTGGTGTTCGGCGGCTTCTCGGCCGAGGCCCTGCGTGACCGCCTGATCGACGGGCAGGTGAAGCTGGTGATCACCGCCGACGGCGGTTTCCGCAAGGACAAGGCCGTGTCCCTCAAGCCCGCGGTGGACCAGGCCCTGGCAGAAGGATGCCCCAGCGTCGAGCACGTGCTGGTGGTGCGCCGCACCGGCGAGGCCACCGCCTTTGAGGCCGGACGTGACGTCTGGTGGCACGAGCTGGTGGACGGCCAGAGCGCCGACTGCCCCGCCGAGCCCATGGCCAGCGAGGACCGGCTGTTCGTGCTGTATACCTCCGGCTCCACCGGCAAGCCCAAGGGGGTGGTGCACACCACCGCGGGCTACAACCTCTGGGCCCACCTCACCTTCCAGTGGATCTTCGACATCCGCGAGGACGACATCCACTGGTGCACCGCCGATGTGGGCTGGATCACCGGCCACAGCTATATCGTCTACGGGCCGCTCTCCAACGGCGCCACCACGCTGATGTACGAGGGGGCGCCCCGCCCCTCCAAGCCCGGAGCCTTCTGGGAGGTGATCCAGAAGCACGGGGTGACGATCTTCTACACCGCCCCCACCGCCATCCGGGCCTTCATGAAGAGCGGCCGCGCGGTGCCGGATCAGTACGACATGGGCTCGCTGCGGATCCTGGGCACGGTGGGCGAGCCGATCAATCCCGAGGCCTGGATGTGGTACCGGGATGTGATCGGCGGCGACCGTTGCCCCGTGGTGGACACCTGGTGGCAGACCGAAACCGGCGGGGTGATGATCAGCCCCCTGCCCGGGGCCACCCCCACCAAGCCGGGATCGGCCACCCTGCCCCTGCCCGGCATCGCCGCCGACGTGGTCGACCTGGAGGGCAACAGCGTGCCGACGGGGCAGGGGGGCTACCTGGCGGTGCGGCGTCCCTGGCCCGGGATGATGCGCACCGTCCACGGCGACCCGGAGCGTTTCCGCCGCAGCTACTGGGAGCACATCCGCCCCGCCGACGGCAGCTGGCTCTACTTCGCCGGCGACGGCGCCCGCCGCGATGCGGACGGCTACTTCTGGGTGATGGGCCGGGTCGATGACGTGATCAACGTCTCCGGCCACCGGCTGGGCACGATGGAGATCGAATCGGCCCTGGTGAGCCACCCGTCGGTGGCGGAGGCGGCGGTGGTGGGCCGGCCCGACGAACTCAAGGGGGAGGGGATCGTCGCCTTCGTCACCCTTGATGTCGGCCTGGAGGGCGATGCGGCCCTGGAGGCCGAGCTGCGCCGCCATGTGGGGCTGGAGATCGGCCCGATCGCCCGGCCTGACGTGATCCGCTTCACCGATGCGCTGCCCAAGACCCGCAGCGGCAAGATCATGCGCCGCATCCTGCGGTCCCTGGCGGCGGGGGAGGACGTCAGCGGCGACACCTCCACCCTGGAGGACCGTTCGGTGCTCGATGCCCTGAGGGTGTGA
- a CDS encoding DUF1350 family protein yields the protein MTAWRQQGELWRLESPGRPRGLIEFIGGSYLAATPQLSYRRCLEALATRGWRIHAWSYVPGFDHQAQANAAWRLFRQQREREPEPLAPGGAASPLIRLGHSLGCKLHLLAPDGGRRCDGLVALSFNNFSAERSIPFLAELGQQFRFRSEFSPSPEDTLRQIGSSYRQPRNLVVRFSRDTIDQSGRLIGVLQARASDASTLLELPGDHLTPASGGLRKQFLGEWADDPARQRSMERLAEQICAWSRTA from the coding sequence ATGACGGCATGGCGACAGCAGGGGGAGCTCTGGCGGCTGGAGTCGCCGGGGCGGCCCCGCGGGCTGATCGAGTTCATCGGCGGCAGCTACCTGGCCGCCACCCCCCAGCTGAGCTACCGACGCTGTCTCGAGGCGCTGGCGACGCGGGGCTGGCGGATCCACGCCTGGAGCTACGTGCCGGGATTCGACCACCAGGCCCAGGCCAACGCCGCCTGGCGCCTGTTCCGCCAGCAACGGGAACGGGAGCCGGAGCCGCTGGCCCCCGGCGGGGCCGCCTCCCCCCTGATCCGGCTGGGCCACAGCCTCGGCTGCAAGCTGCATCTGCTCGCCCCCGACGGCGGCCGTCGCTGCGATGGCCTGGTGGCCCTCAGCTTCAACAACTTCTCCGCCGAGCGCTCGATCCCCTTCCTGGCGGAGCTGGGCCAGCAGTTCCGCTTCCGCAGCGAGTTCAGCCCCTCCCCGGAGGACACCCTGCGGCAGATCGGCAGCAGCTACCGCCAGCCCCGCAACCTGGTGGTGCGCTTCAGCCGCGACACGATCGACCAGAGCGGCCGGCTGATCGGCGTGCTGCAGGCCAGGGCAAGCGATGCCTCCACCCTGCTGGAGCTGCCGGGGGACCACCTCACCCCGGCCAGTGGAGGCCTGCGCAAGCAGTTTCTGGGGGAATGGGCCGATGATCCAGCCCGCCAGCGGTCCATGGAGCGGCTGGCCGAGCAGATCTGCGCCTGGTCCAGGACGGCCTGA
- a CDS encoding peroxiredoxin gives MAPALAPGDTAPLIALPDQDGTERRSDRLEGRALVLFFYPKDETPGCTMEACAFRDSYADLQALGAEVWGVSGDDASSHRRFANRHRLPFPLLVDGGNRLRKAFGVPSVLGLLPGRVTYVIDATGVIRHVFNNLLDGPAHRREALDALRGLQAS, from the coding sequence GTGGCCCCAGCCCTCGCCCCCGGCGACACCGCCCCCCTGATCGCCCTCCCCGACCAGGACGGCACCGAGCGCCGAAGCGACCGCCTGGAGGGTAGGGCCCTGGTGCTGTTCTTCTATCCCAAGGACGAGACCCCCGGCTGCACCATGGAGGCCTGCGCTTTCCGCGACAGCTACGCCGACCTGCAGGCGCTCGGGGCCGAGGTGTGGGGCGTCAGCGGCGACGATGCCTCCAGCCACCGGCGCTTCGCCAACCGCCACCGGCTGCCCTTCCCCCTGCTGGTGGATGGGGGCAACCGGCTGCGCAAGGCCTTCGGCGTTCCCAGCGTGCTGGGGCTGCTGCCCGGACGGGTCACCTACGTCATCGACGCGACAGGGGTGATCCGCCACGTGTTCAACAACCTGCTGGACGGCCCGGCCCACCGGCGCGAGGCCCTCGATGCCCTGCGCGGCCTCCAGGCCTCCTGA
- a CDS encoding 3'-5' exonuclease: MQEQPGLWQQNDLLGLAAPVEPPRPVAITLPACAGRPQRALPRAPETLLILDTETTGLSTLHGQCIEVGAILFHVPHRAVLTQVSFLLPCPANAAEAINGIPAAVTRLEQPRQEALACFSAMAAACDAVVAHNAAFDRQWFGLGPLPPLERPWICSMEDIRWPAERQLRSTPSVRDLALAYGVPVWAAHRALTDCIYLAQVFERCGDLEALLLAALEPRSLYRAELPYAERHRAKEAGFRWNEAVPRAWSRRLSRREVEALPFPVELVADPIPADRLAHSA; this comes from the coding sequence ATGCAGGAGCAACCCGGTCTCTGGCAGCAGAACGACCTGCTGGGCCTGGCGGCCCCCGTCGAACCGCCGCGGCCCGTTGCCATCACCCTGCCGGCCTGCGCGGGACGTCCCCAGCGGGCCCTTCCCCGGGCTCCCGAGACCCTGCTGATCCTCGACACCGAGACCACGGGCCTCTCCACCCTCCATGGGCAGTGCATCGAGGTGGGGGCGATCCTGTTCCACGTGCCCCACCGGGCCGTGCTCACCCAGGTGTCGTTCCTGCTGCCTTGCCCGGCCAACGCCGCCGAGGCCATCAACGGCATCCCCGCCGCCGTGACGCGGCTGGAGCAGCCCCGGCAGGAGGCCCTGGCCTGTTTCTCGGCCATGGCCGCCGCCTGTGACGCCGTGGTGGCCCACAACGCCGCCTTCGATCGCCAGTGGTTCGGCCTCGGGCCCCTGCCGCCCCTGGAGCGCCCCTGGATCTGCTCGATGGAAGACATCCGCTGGCCGGCCGAGCGCCAGCTGCGCAGTACCCCCTCGGTCCGCGATCTGGCCCTGGCCTATGGGGTTCCCGTGTGGGCCGCCCACCGGGCCCTCACCGACTGCATCTACCTGGCCCAGGTGTTCGAGCGCTGTGGCGATCTGGAGGCGCTGCTGCTGGCCGCCCTGGAGCCCCGCAGCCTCTATCGCGCCGAACTGCCCTACGCCGAGCGTCACCGCGCCAAGGAGGCCGGTTTCCGCTGGAACGAGGCCGTGCCGCGCGCCTGGAGCCGCCGACTGAGCCGGCGGGAAGTGGAGGCGCTGCCCTTCCCCGTCGAGCTGGTGGCGGATCCGATTCCTGCCGATCGGCTGGCCCACAGCGCCTGA
- the msrA gene encoding peptide-methionine (S)-S-oxide reductase MsrA — protein sequence MAPAAVGQAEAQFGCGCFWGAEKGFWRLPGVITTAVGYAGGQLASPTYEQVCSGRSGHAEVVRVVWDTARVSFADLLKLFWECHDPTQGNRQGNDRGSQYRSAIFVDDPELLALAEASRQAYQSALDAAGGGRITTEIATGQRFHFAEPYHQQYLAKPGSRPYCSAQPTGIPLGDFPGATYLLPARVWESYDWAIPHCVLRGDNAPIALV from the coding sequence ATGGCCCCAGCGGCGGTGGGCCAGGCCGAGGCCCAGTTCGGCTGCGGCTGTTTCTGGGGAGCGGAGAAGGGCTTCTGGCGGCTTCCCGGGGTGATCACCACCGCCGTGGGATACGCCGGCGGCCAGCTCGCCTCCCCCACCTACGAGCAGGTGTGCAGCGGCCGCAGCGGCCACGCCGAGGTGGTGCGGGTGGTCTGGGACACCGCCCGGGTCTCCTTCGCCGACCTGCTCAAGCTGTTCTGGGAGTGCCACGACCCCACCCAGGGCAACCGCCAGGGCAATGACCGGGGCAGCCAGTACCGCTCGGCCATCTTCGTCGATGACCCGGAGCTGCTCGCCCTGGCCGAAGCGAGCCGCCAGGCCTATCAGAGCGCCCTCGACGCCGCCGGCGGCGGCCGGATCACCACGGAGATCGCCACTGGCCAGCGGTTCCACTTCGCCGAGCCGTATCACCAGCAGTACCTGGCCAAGCCCGGCAGCCGTCCCTACTGCTCCGCCCAGCCCACCGGGATTCCCCTGGGCGACTTTCCCGGCGCCACCTACCTCCTTCCCGCCCGCGTGTGGGAAAGCTATGACTGGGCCATCCCCCATTGCGTCCTTCGCGGCGACAATGCGCCGATCGCCCTCGTCTGA
- a CDS encoding ABC transporter ATP-binding protein: MAALRLDLIGRYLRPHRRTVLVGAAALVVVNLLGVAIPLVVRQSINELKPGFVLADVLGVAGLIIVMATVMGATRLYSRMLVFGVGRQVEASLKERIFDHVLTQDPGWVQTTGSGEVISRATSDVENIRRLLGFALLSLTNTVLAYALTLPAMLAIDPLLSLAAVSLYPGMLMVVRLFGGRMMKQQRRQQEVLANLSDLVQEDLSGIGAIKIYGQEVTEEKAFADLNKVYLDAQLSLARTRSTLFPMLEGIASLSLLLLLALGSGQLENGRLSIGDLVALILFVERLVFPTALLGFTLNTFQTGQVSLERVESLLSHPPAIVSPADPLPPARPALGAVVARGLTVRYPGAAQPSLEKLSFTIRPGELVAVVGPVGCGKTTLARALGRMVEVPPDQLFLDGVDVTRLRLSDLRRQVALVPQEGYLFTASLADNLRYGDPEAGMDRVEEAARQARLEGDIKGFPDGYRTLVGERGITLSGGQRQRTALGRALLVDAPLLVLDDALASVDNTTAAGILRSVREEQRRTVVMISHQLSAAAACDRILVLEAGHLVQEGHHNDLLQQEGTYRRLWDREEADRQLQAA, from the coding sequence ATGGCTGCCCTGCGGCTGGATCTGATCGGGCGGTACCTACGGCCCCACAGACGCACGGTGCTCGTGGGGGCCGCCGCCCTAGTGGTGGTGAACCTGCTGGGCGTGGCGATCCCGTTGGTGGTGCGGCAGTCGATCAACGAGCTCAAGCCGGGCTTTGTGCTGGCGGACGTGCTGGGCGTGGCCGGGCTGATCATCGTGATGGCCACGGTGATGGGGGCCACCCGTCTCTATTCCCGGATGCTGGTGTTCGGGGTGGGCCGCCAGGTGGAGGCGAGCCTCAAGGAGCGCATCTTCGACCACGTGCTCACCCAGGACCCCGGCTGGGTGCAGACCACCGGCAGCGGCGAGGTGATCAGCCGGGCCACCAGCGATGTGGAGAACATCCGGCGGCTTCTGGGCTTCGCCCTGCTCAGCCTCACCAACACGGTGCTGGCCTACGCGCTCACCCTGCCGGCGATGCTGGCGATCGATCCGCTGCTGAGCCTGGCGGCCGTCTCCCTCTATCCGGGGATGCTGATGGTGGTGCGCCTGTTCGGCGGCCGCATGATGAAGCAGCAGCGGCGCCAGCAGGAGGTGCTGGCCAACCTCAGCGACCTGGTCCAGGAGGACCTCAGCGGCATCGGCGCCATCAAGATCTATGGCCAGGAGGTCACCGAGGAAAAGGCCTTCGCCGACCTCAACAAGGTGTATCTGGACGCCCAGCTCTCCCTGGCGCGCACCCGCAGCACCCTGTTTCCGATGCTGGAGGGGATCGCCTCCCTGAGTCTGCTGCTGCTGCTGGCCCTGGGCAGCGGCCAGCTGGAGAACGGTCGGCTGAGCATCGGCGATCTGGTGGCCCTGATCCTGTTCGTGGAGCGCCTGGTGTTCCCGACGGCCCTGCTTGGATTCACCCTCAACACCTTCCAGACCGGCCAGGTGAGCCTGGAGCGGGTGGAATCCCTGCTGAGCCATCCCCCCGCCATCGTCTCCCCCGCCGATCCCCTGCCCCCGGCCCGGCCGGCCCTCGGGGCGGTCGTGGCCCGGGGGCTCACGGTCCGGTATCCGGGGGCGGCGCAGCCATCCCTGGAGAAGCTCAGCTTCACGATCCGCCCCGGGGAACTGGTGGCGGTGGTGGGCCCGGTGGGCTGCGGCAAGACCACCCTGGCCCGGGCCCTCGGCCGGATGGTGGAGGTGCCGCCCGACCAGCTCTTCCTGGACGGTGTCGACGTGACGCGGCTGCGGCTCAGCGACCTGCGCCGCCAGGTGGCCCTGGTGCCCCAGGAGGGCTATCTGTTCACCGCCAGCCTGGCCGACAACCTGCGCTACGGCGATCCGGAGGCCGGCATGGACCGGGTCGAGGAGGCCGCCCGCCAGGCCCGCCTGGAGGGGGACATCAAGGGCTTCCCCGACGGCTACCGCACCCTGGTGGGGGAGCGGGGCATCACCCTCAGCGGCGGACAGCGCCAGCGCACCGCCCTTGGGCGGGCCCTGTTGGTGGACGCCCCCCTGCTGGTGCTCGATGACGCCCTGGCCAGCGTCGACAACACCACTGCCGCGGGCATCCTGCGCTCGGTGCGCGAGGAGCAGCGGCGGACGGTGGTGATGATCAGTCACCAGCTCTCGGCCGCGGCGGCCTGCGACCGGATCCTGGTGCTGGAGGCGGGCCACCTCGTCCAGGAGGGGCACCACAACGACCTCCTCCAGCAGGAGGGCACCTACCGCCGGCTCTGGGACCGGGAGGAGGCCGACCGCCAGCTCCAGGCCGCCTGA
- a CDS encoding DUF3288 family protein has product MDDQNHPLHAIDRETVDRLLAVERPEDGHLVDAARLLMRYAGFPGAADIRDDLERILRLWGLDVAALHARTRAIWAAGFRPGSAPVAEAVGSGFDTASDDAS; this is encoded by the coding sequence ATGGACGACCAGAACCACCCCCTTCATGCCATCGACCGGGAGACGGTCGACCGGCTGCTGGCGGTGGAGCGCCCCGAGGACGGCCACCTGGTGGATGCGGCCCGGCTACTGATGCGCTATGCGGGCTTTCCCGGCGCCGCCGACATCCGTGACGATCTGGAGCGGATCCTGCGCCTCTGGGGTCTGGACGTCGCGGCGCTCCATGCCCGCACCCGGGCCATCTGGGCGGCCGGGTTCCGGCCCGGTTCCGCGCCGGTGGCCGAAGCGGTGGGCTCAGGCTTCGACACCGCCTCCGACGACGCCAGCTGA
- the trpD gene encoding anthranilate phosphoribosyltransferase encodes MSASPTWPQLLEQLLNGRDLQADQAAALMRGWLDGSIDPVLTGGLLAALRAKGTSGEELAAMAAVLRQACPLPGERPPLELIDTCGTGGAGADSFNISTAVAFTAAACGAHVAKHGNRSASGRVGSADVLEALGLDLGAPLAAVVEALPRTGVTFLFAPGWHPALVGMAPLRRTLGVRTVFNLLGPLVNPLTPEAQVLGVARPDLLDPMADALRRLGQRRAVVVHGHGGLDEATLSGPSELRLLEDGEVRRDWLDPAALGLAPADLEALKGGDVAANRAILEAVLQGGGTRAQADVVALNAALVLWAAGLEPSIAAGLERARQALGDGSAWARLEALRGALAGSEG; translated from the coding sequence ATGTCCGCCTCCCCCACCTGGCCCCAGCTGCTGGAGCAGCTCCTCAACGGCCGGGATCTCCAGGCCGACCAGGCCGCGGCCCTGATGCGGGGTTGGCTGGACGGCAGCATCGACCCGGTGCTCACCGGAGGCCTGCTGGCCGCCCTGCGGGCCAAGGGCACCAGCGGCGAGGAACTGGCGGCGATGGCCGCCGTCCTGCGGCAGGCCTGCCCCCTGCCGGGTGAGCGGCCGCCGCTGGAGCTGATCGACACCTGCGGCACCGGCGGCGCCGGCGCCGACAGCTTCAACATCTCCACCGCCGTGGCCTTCACGGCCGCCGCCTGTGGCGCCCATGTGGCCAAGCACGGCAACCGCAGCGCCAGCGGCCGGGTCGGTTCAGCCGACGTGCTCGAGGCCCTCGGCCTCGACCTGGGGGCTCCCCTGGCCGCGGTGGTGGAGGCCCTGCCGCGCACCGGCGTCACCTTCCTGTTCGCCCCGGGTTGGCATCCGGCCCTGGTGGGCATGGCCCCCCTGCGCCGCACCCTCGGTGTGCGCACCGTCTTCAACCTGCTGGGACCGCTCGTCAATCCCCTGACGCCCGAGGCCCAGGTGTTGGGTGTGGCCCGGCCCGACCTGCTCGATCCGATGGCCGACGCCCTGCGCCGCCTCGGCCAGCGCCGGGCCGTCGTCGTCCACGGCCACGGCGGCCTCGATGAGGCCACCCTCTCGGGCCCCAGCGAGCTGCGCCTGCTGGAGGACGGTGAGGTACGTCGCGACTGGCTCGACCCCGCAGCGCTGGGGCTGGCCCCGGCGGATCTGGAGGCCCTCAAGGGTGGGGATGTGGCCGCCAACCGCGCGATCCTCGAGGCAGTCCTGCAGGGCGGCGGCACCCGGGCCCAGGCCGATGTGGTGGCCCTGAACGCGGCTCTGGTGCTGTGGGCCGCGGGGCTGGAGCCGTCCATCGCCGCGGGTCTGGAGCGGGCCCGCCAGGCCCTGGGCGACGGCAGCGCCTGGGCCAGGCTGGAGGCGTTGCGCGGCGCTCTGGCGGGGTCTGAAGGATGA
- the carA gene encoding glutamine-hydrolyzing carbamoyl-phosphate synthase small subunit, with translation MIGIPADAPLDTPQAAPEAPSSDGGTPAVLVLADGTVLRGLACGARGHVCGEVVFNTGMTGYQEVLTDPSYAGQLVTFTYPELGNTGVNGEDLEADHAHARGCILRQLAPRPSSWRCEETLDHWLVRQGVVGIRGVDTRALVRHLREGGALNGAIASDGTHPATLLDQVRAAPSMDGLNLAAQVSTREPYTWDRSCTAAFDTRLQPRPDRPYRVVAIDFGIKRAILERLVAHGCAVTVLPADATLDQVLALEPEGVFLSNGPGDPAAVAEGIALARDLLQLPQLPLFGICLGHQILGLALGGRSFKLGYGHRGLNHPCGSPGSVEITSQNHGFALDAASLPSERVAITHLNLNDRTVAALALRHQPVFGIQYHPEASPGPHDADHHFARFVALMAERR, from the coding sequence ATGATCGGGATTCCTGCCGACGCCCCCCTGGACACCCCACAGGCGGCCCCCGAGGCCCCCAGCAGCGATGGCGGCACGCCGGCCGTGCTCGTTCTGGCCGATGGCACCGTGCTGCGGGGGCTGGCCTGCGGCGCCCGCGGCCATGTCTGCGGCGAGGTGGTCTTCAACACCGGCATGACCGGCTACCAGGAGGTGCTCACCGACCCCAGCTACGCCGGCCAGCTGGTCACCTTCACCTACCCCGAACTCGGCAACACCGGCGTCAACGGCGAGGACCTGGAGGCCGACCACGCCCACGCCCGCGGCTGCATCCTGCGCCAGCTCGCCCCCCGGCCCAGCAGCTGGCGCTGCGAGGAGACGCTCGACCACTGGCTGGTGCGCCAGGGGGTGGTGGGCATCCGGGGTGTCGATACCCGGGCCCTCGTGCGCCATCTCCGGGAAGGCGGCGCCCTCAACGGCGCCATCGCCAGCGACGGCACCCACCCGGCCACGTTGCTGGATCAGGTGCGGGCCGCCCCTTCCATGGACGGCCTCAATCTGGCGGCCCAGGTGAGCACGCGGGAGCCCTACACCTGGGACCGCAGCTGTACGGCCGCGTTCGACACCCGGCTCCAGCCCCGTCCCGACCGTCCCTACCGGGTGGTGGCGATCGATTTCGGCATCAAGCGCGCCATCCTGGAGCGCCTGGTGGCCCACGGCTGTGCGGTCACCGTGCTGCCGGCGGACGCCACCCTGGATCAGGTGCTGGCCCTGGAGCCGGAAGGGGTGTTCCTCTCCAACGGCCCCGGAGATCCAGCCGCCGTGGCCGAGGGGATCGCCCTGGCCAGGGATCTGCTGCAGCTGCCGCAGCTGCCGCTCTTCGGCATCTGCCTCGGCCACCAGATCCTCGGCCTGGCCCTGGGGGGCCGCAGCTTCAAACTCGGCTACGGCCACCGCGGCCTCAACCACCCCTGCGGCTCCCCCGGGTCGGTGGAGATCACCAGCCAGAACCACGGCTTCGCCCTCGATGCGGCCTCCCTGCCGTCCGAGCGGGTGGCGATCACCCACCTCAACCTCAACGACCGCACCGTGGCCGCCCTGGCCCTGCGTCATCAGCCCGTCTTCGGCATCCAGTACCACCCGGAGGCCAGCCCCGGTCCCCACGACGCCGACCACCACTTCGCCCGGTTCGTGGCGC